The region CGTAACCACGCAACGCTCATATTTAAACGTGACGGAAAAGAACGAAACCCTATTCATGCTTTGTATGGCCCGGGCTATCCCAATTTATTCAAAGATGACGACATTAGAGGGGATCTCCAACGCAAAGCTGAAGAGCGTTTTGAAAAGAACTTTTCCCACCATGCCCAAGCACTCATAAACGGGATTATCGGCTGATGTTTAAAGATTTACTCGACCACGTTGAACAGTTTGTTTCCGAAGCTGTGACAGACCTTGCAATGGAGCAAAAAGGTTCTGACACACTCGGCGCTGTGAAGGTTTTTAAAAGCGCTGTGCCGAAAGATCCTGACGCAGAAAAGACTTTCCCCTGCGTCGTGGTGCGGTGGATCAGCGGCGAAGATGATGAGGAAGGCTATTGCACAGAGCATGTTGATCTACTCTGTGGCGTGTATTCGCGCGAGGGTTTTGCTCATGCAGAAGACTGGATTGCAGTTGTAACCGGCAGGCTTCGCCGCAAGCTTTCCACCATGAACCATTTAGGCAGCTGGGAACTTGTTCGGCCTGTGAAGTTTGCCAAGCCGGAACCGGAAGAACAACACAAGCATATGCATATGGGTGTTGTGCGTACCACATGGCAAGGCCAATATCTTTCAACCAATCATACAGGAGATTTGTAGATGGCTACAGAAACACCAACCACCGACACACAAGAGACCGTTATCTATTTAGGCGCTTCTCTTAACGGAGATCGCCACGTTGGGCATGGCAGCGTTTTTATTGGTGGCAAGCTGCCTGACCATTTGGCGCAGGCCATAAACGTAGATGCAAACTTGGCAGCGCTTTTTGTGCCTCTTTCCAAAGCCGGTGCAGCAAAGCGTGATCTTGAAAATCCTACAACTGCAATTGCCAAAGCTTTTGCCGCAACACAGGGGTAACGTATGTCCGGTTATTACCACAGAGTTCATACACGCGAAGTGCCTACCGCTATTGTGCCTCCGCGTCGCATCAGTGCCAGTATCCCTGTTGTTGTGGGTACTGCGCCAGTGCATCTACTTTCGGAAGGACAGCACAAGCCTATTAATGAGCCTGTACTTTGCTACACGTTTAAAGAATTTGTTGAACAGCTGGGCTTTACTGATGAAGCAGATGCCAACAGCATGTTTAAATATACGCTGTGTGAATTTGCTGACGTGTTCTTTGGCAAATGCAATGTAGCGCCAATTGTAGTTATCAACGTATTTGATCCAGCTACCCATAAAACTGGTGAAGCAGCCGACGTTACCAAAGTTACTGCCGCAGATATTGTGGGCGGCTACGATGCAGACGCCGGCACATATACCGGCTTAGAACTTGTTTCAAAAGTATTCCCCAAATTCCGAGTTGTACCAGGGCAAATTCTTGCACCAGGCTTTTCTCATGATCCTGCTGTTGGTGTAGTTATGGACACCAAGGCAAGTACCATTAACGGTATTTTCTCCTGCCTTGCCCTGACCGATATTCCCGACGCTACCTGCACCAAGTACACAGACGTACCAAGCTGGAAAGAAACCAATAACTACACAGGCAAGCACACTGTATGCTGCTGGCCTAAAGTTACACTAGGTAAACATGTGTACAACATGTCCACATACCTTGCCGGACTTATTGCCCAGACTGATGCCGATTATGAAGGCATCCCATACGTTTCTCCATCCAACCGCCGCATGCCAATTAGCGGCGCTGTAGCAAACGGCAAACCCGTACACCTTGAATTGCCACAGGCTGAATATCTTAACGGGCAAGGCGTTGTTACAGCGCTGAACTTTGACGGTGGCTGGAAAGCTTTCGGCAACCGTACTGCCTGTTACCCATCCAACACGGACCCGAAAGACGCATTTATTTCTGTGCGCCGCTTCTTCAGCTGGCACGCCAATACCTTTGTGCTCACGTACTTCCAGAAACTGGATGGTCCCACCACACGCCGATTTATTGAAACCATCGTAGACAGTGAAAACATTCGCCTGAATGGATTCAAACAAATGGAAATTATCCTCGGTGGCGAGATCTTCTTTTATCAGGAAGAAAACCCAACCACTGATTTGATCGATGGCGTTGTGCGCTTCCATACCAAGATGACACCGCCGGTTCCTGCGCGTGAGATCGTGAACATTCTGGAATTCGACGTAACCAATTTCCAGAACCTTTTCGGGAGTAACTAATGAGTAAGCAACCAGAAAAGATTATCTCGTTTGATGTGTACTCCGGTTCCGAACTCTTTATGGGCGTTGCAGATGCAGAGCTGCCTAGTATTGAGTTTATGTCTGAAACGCTTTCCGGTGCCGGCATAGCCGGTGAACTGGATTCGCCAACGATCGGACACACCAGCAACATGAGCGTGAAAATTAAGTTTCGCACTGCAACAAAACATGCGTTGGAACTTAGTGCGCCGAAACGTCATGAGCTTACCTTCCGCGCGTCTACTCAAGCACGCGCTATCTCCAATGGTGCAGCGCTGACCACCTTCCCGCAAAAGGTAATGGTGGCCGGCACGCCAAAATCTGTAGGGCTTGGCAAATATGAGTCTGGAAAAATGCAGGATGTACCTGTGGAATTGGCCTGCGATTATCTGAAAATGTGGCTCGATAACAAGCCTGTTGTAGAGATCGACAAGTTCAACATGATCCACAAGGTAGGCGAAACAGACTACTTGCAGCAGGTTCGCAAAGATCTTGGCCGCGAAGGTTAATCTACCCCCCATCTTTTACCCTAGAGAGGAAACACTCATGTCTGAACCTACTGTGAATGAAATTACTTTGATTAAGCCCATCACTGTTGACGGTGAAACTATTTCCACCGTGACCATGCGCGAGGCCATTGTTAGCGACCACCTTGAAGCTGCGGATATGGCAGGCCCCAACGCTAGTAATGCCCGTTATGAAGCATGCCTGCTGTCGCAGCTGACCGACATTCCCTTTGGCGTGTTCGTCAAAATGCCAGAAGCCAACTACTTCAAGCTCATGCAGGAATACCAAGATATGGGAAAGTCTCAATCAGCGCCGATGATCTTCGACGCGCCTGTCTCGTCTTCTGCAAGCAATCCGGACAACGATTAACAGACGTTTTGCAGATGCCGCTTGGTAAACTGGATAACTGGTTACGCGCATTACGAAAGAGGTAAACATGGCAATTAAACAAGTTGGTTTTAATTTTGTTATCGGCTCTTCGCTGAATAGCAACTTTACGGCAAATATGAACCGCACAGAACGCGGACTCAGCCGTATTGGTGAAGCTGTTACCAGCTTGAATAAAATGCCGGCGTTACGTCTGGGAAATGATCTTGCGCGCCAGAGTGGGCGCATTAGCGAGTACCGTACTCAGCTACAAAAAGCACAAGCAGAACTTGTGCAGTTGAACTTGCAGGGTAAAGAAGCCGGAGAAGTTTCCGGCTTACTTGCCCGCAAGATTGAACGCACAGAAGCAACCATTGCCAAAGTAACAAATGCAATGGAGCGCGAAGGCCGCAGCTATGCTCGCAATGTTGTTAAAGCAAAACAGCATGCAGGTTCCATTGCTGCCATGCGCAAAGAATATGGTGGATTAAACACTGCACTTGCGCAGGCAAAACAAAGACAAGATGCCTACGCCGCAAGCATGGCAAAGTCTCAAAAGTATGCAGAGCAGCGCAAAAACCTTAAAGGGCAAATTGTCGGAACAGCTGCAATGGCTGGTGCTGCTGCGGCTCCCCTTGTTCTTGGTGAACAGGTAGCACAGGCAAAGTTTCGTTTAAGTACTGCCATCAACAGCGACAACAAAAACGCAGCAATGGTTGATGCGGGTAAGCAGGCGCGGGAATTATCTCGCGAAGGTTTGGCTTCTCTTACAGAAGCGTATGACATTCAATATGCCCTTAACTCTGCGGGACTTGATGCAGCTGCCGCACGTGCCGGCTCTTCCATTGTTGCCAAGGTTTCAAAGGTAACAAACGGACAAGCAGAATCCGTGGGTGAAGTGCTTGCAACCACATACAACAACTTGGGCAGTTCTCTTGCCGGAACAAACGAAGAAAAGTTTGCCCGCATCGGTGATCTGCTTACAAAGACGCAGCTTAAATTTCAGATTAAAGACTTCGGGCAGCTTGGCGAGTCCATGAAAGAAGGTTCTGCCGGACTTGCGAACTACAATGTAAATCTTGAACAAGGCGTTACCTTACTGGGCGTACTTAACTCCGCAGGTCTTGGTGGCAGCAAAGCTGGTACGGGCATGAATGCGGTTCTGCGTCAGTTAGGAAAAGCGCAAAAAGAATGGAACATTGATTTAGTGCGCGGCGCTAACGGGCAGCTTGATATGGTCGCCACGTTGCAGCAGGTGAATGCTGCGCTCGACGGTATGGGGCAAGATGAACGTGCACAGGCCATTCAAAACGTGTTCGGTGACGAAGGCTCAAAAGCTATTGTGCCGATGCTGAAAAATCTTGATTCGCTCTCTGCCACTGTCAAAGACGTTAGCGAAGGTGCCCGTGGCGTTGTTGATTCCAACATTGCCAACTACCTCAAAACCGCCACACCTAATGCCGCCAAGGTTACAAACAGCCTTACTGATCTTGCGGGTGTTATCTCCTCTGCCGTTGCTCCAGAACTAAACATGATGCTTGATTCCTTTGCCAGTGGCGTAAACGTACTGGCTGATTTTGCACGTGAACACACAGGCGTAACGAAAACAGTTACCGGCCTTGTGGGTGGCCTTATTGCCCTAAAAACTGCGGCTCTTGGACTTGGAATTTTCCGCACCATTATGGGGCAAGGTTTCGAGTTTTTGAAACGAGGCAAGTTGCAG is a window of Halodesulfovibrio aestuarii DSM 17919 = ATCC 29578 DNA encoding:
- a CDS encoding phage tail sheath family protein is translated as MSGYYHRVHTREVPTAIVPPRRISASIPVVVGTAPVHLLSEGQHKPINEPVLCYTFKEFVEQLGFTDEADANSMFKYTLCEFADVFFGKCNVAPIVVINVFDPATHKTGEAADVTKVTAADIVGGYDADAGTYTGLELVSKVFPKFRVVPGQILAPGFSHDPAVGVVMDTKASTINGIFSCLALTDIPDATCTKYTDVPSWKETNNYTGKHTVCCWPKVTLGKHVYNMSTYLAGLIAQTDADYEGIPYVSPSNRRMPISGAVANGKPVHLELPQAEYLNGQGVVTALNFDGGWKAFGNRTACYPSNTDPKDAFISVRRFFSWHANTFVLTYFQKLDGPTTRRFIETIVDSENIRLNGFKQMEIILGGEIFFYQEENPTTDLIDGVVRFHTKMTPPVPAREIVNILEFDVTNFQNLFGSN
- a CDS encoding phage major tail tube protein, with the protein product MSKQPEKIISFDVYSGSELFMGVADAELPSIEFMSETLSGAGIAGELDSPTIGHTSNMSVKIKFRTATKHALELSAPKRHELTFRASTQARAISNGAALTTFPQKVMVAGTPKSVGLGKYESGKMQDVPVELACDYLKMWLDNKPVVEIDKFNMIHKVGETDYLQQVRKDLGREG
- a CDS encoding phage tail assembly protein is translated as MSEPTVNEITLIKPITVDGETISTVTMREAIVSDHLEAADMAGPNASNARYEACLLSQLTDIPFGVFVKMPEANYFKLMQEYQDMGKSQSAPMIFDAPVSSSASNPDND
- a CDS encoding phage tail tape measure protein yields the protein MAIKQVGFNFVIGSSLNSNFTANMNRTERGLSRIGEAVTSLNKMPALRLGNDLARQSGRISEYRTQLQKAQAELVQLNLQGKEAGEVSGLLARKIERTEATIAKVTNAMEREGRSYARNVVKAKQHAGSIAAMRKEYGGLNTALAQAKQRQDAYAASMAKSQKYAEQRKNLKGQIVGTAAMAGAAAAPLVLGEQVAQAKFRLSTAINSDNKNAAMVDAGKQARELSREGLASLTEAYDIQYALNSAGLDAAAARAGSSIVAKVSKVTNGQAESVGEVLATTYNNLGSSLAGTNEEKFARIGDLLTKTQLKFQIKDFGQLGESMKEGSAGLANYNVNLEQGVTLLGVLNSAGLGGSKAGTGMNAVLRQLGKAQKEWNIDLVRGANGQLDMVATLQQVNAALDGMGQDERAQAIQNVFGDEGSKAIVPMLKNLDSLSATVKDVSEGARGVVDSNIANYLKTATPNAAKVTNSLTDLAGVISSAVAPELNMMLDSFASGVNVLADFAREHTGVTKTVTGLVGGLIALKTAALGLGIFRTIMGQGFEFLKRGKLQKGFSGPVPVTVTNSGSLGDSDSGGFGMDSDSKKKKSRKRSDKSRRSKFSRRLGRSKAGRIFGKLSNGRIGNIFSKLANSKAGNMMGNLVNSKAGKFLGKGFRPLSMIMGAGSLVNSLSSGEKVGETVGSMAGGTGGSMAGSAIGAAIGSFILPGIGTAIGGMLGGLGGGMLGDWLGGAAGKQFDGIEQAAESADKVLAPANETKVEMSVTYNIPAGLTEAERNRFMAQKDKELVNTMTDQVNKMHHEQRRRALD